A portion of the Leptotrichia trevisanii DSM 22070 genome contains these proteins:
- the lspA gene encoding signal peptidase II, producing MPYIIIILVLGALDQITKQLMFNVSGGVQGFSIPIIDKFFHLTYVENHGGVFGLLQGKINLFTITSAVLIIYVIAVEYKNFKNYSKWTKIGVAVIAAGAAGNMIDRILRGYVIDMIDFRGIWAFVFNVADMYVHIGIYIIIIDYLVRKYKTKKGE from the coding sequence ATGCCTTATATAATTATTATTTTGGTTTTAGGTGCATTAGATCAGATTACAAAGCAGCTGATGTTCAATGTATCAGGTGGAGTGCAAGGTTTTTCTATACCAATAATAGATAAATTCTTTCACTTGACTTATGTTGAAAATCACGGCGGAGTTTTCGGTCTATTGCAAGGAAAAATCAATTTATTTACAATAACAAGTGCAGTTCTAATTATATACGTAATCGCTGTAGAGTACAAAAACTTTAAGAATTACAGCAAATGGACAAAAATAGGAGTAGCAGTAATTGCCGCTGGAGCTGCAGGAAATATGATTGACAGAATTCTTCGTGGATACGTAATTGACATGATAGATTTTCGAGGCATCTGGGCTTTCGTATTCAATGTGGCAGATATGTATGTGCATATTGGAATTTATATTATTATAATTGATTATTTAGTGAGAAAATATAAAACAAAAAAAGGTGAATAG
- the glyQ gene encoding glycine--tRNA ligase subunit alpha, with translation MTFQEIILTLQKFWGDKGCIISNPYDIETGAGTFNPDTFLMSLGPEPWNVAYVEPSRRPKDGRYGENPNRVYQHHQFQVIMKPSPENIQELYLESLVALGINPKEHDIRFVEDNWESPTLGAWGLGWEVWLDGMEITQFTYFQQVGGLEVDIVPSEITYGLERIALYLQNKDDVKDLEWTKGVKYGERRFQFEYELSKYSFEVADVPMHFQLFDMYEKEAQNCLNNDLVFPAYEYVLKCSHTFNNLDARGAISTTERMSYILRIRDLAKKCAEKFVEARERLGFPLLNK, from the coding sequence ATGACTTTTCAGGAAATTATATTAACTCTTCAAAAGTTCTGGGGAGATAAAGGGTGTATAATATCAAATCCGTACGATATTGAAACAGGTGCGGGAACTTTTAATCCAGATACTTTTTTAATGTCGTTAGGTCCTGAGCCTTGGAATGTTGCCTATGTTGAGCCATCGCGTCGTCCAAAAGATGGAAGATACGGTGAAAATCCCAACAGAGTGTATCAGCATCATCAGTTTCAGGTAATTATGAAACCATCTCCAGAAAATATTCAGGAACTTTATTTAGAAAGTTTAGTTGCATTAGGAATTAATCCTAAGGAACACGACATAAGATTTGTGGAAGACAACTGGGAAAGCCCTACGCTTGGAGCGTGGGGATTAGGATGGGAAGTTTGGCTGGATGGAATGGAAATTACACAGTTTACATACTTCCAGCAAGTTGGAGGACTGGAAGTTGACATAGTTCCATCTGAAATAACTTACGGACTTGAAAGAATAGCACTTTATTTGCAAAATAAGGACGATGTAAAAGATTTGGAATGGACAAAAGGAGTAAAATATGGAGAAAGAAGATTCCAGTTTGAGTATGAATTATCAAAATACAGCTTTGAAGTGGCAGACGTTCCAATGCACTTCCAGCTTTTTGATATGTACGAAAAGGAAGCTCAAAACTGCCTAAATAACGACTTAGTATTCCCAGCCTACGAATACGTTCTAAAATGCTCACACACATTCAACAACCTTGATGCAAGAGGTGCAATCAGTACAACAGAAAGAATGTCCTACATTTTAAGAATCAGGGATTTGGCTAAGAAATGTGCTGAGAAATTTGTGGAGGCAAGGGAGAGATTAGGATTCCCATTGTTGAATAAGTAA